The genomic region atatattaacccctaaaccgccgctcccggaccccgccaccacctacattatacctagtaacccctatcctgccccccctataccggcgccacctataattaagttattaacccctatcctgccaatcccgtacctCGCCgtacctaaataaatagtttaacccctaaaccgccgatcccggaccccgccgcaacctatattaaacttattaactctaatctgccccccctacaccttcgccacctctaataaatgtattaacccctatcctgcccccccctacaccgccgccactgtaataaaattattaacccctatcctgccacccctacaccgcggcaactctaataaaatgattaacccctaaacctaagtctaacactaaccctaacacccccctaacttaaatattaattaaataaatctaaataaatttaactcttattaactaaatgaatcctatttaaaactaaatacttacctttaaaataaaccgtaatatagctacaatataaataataattatatttgttgaaccaatcagccaatcggattgaacttgaatctgattggttgattcaatcagccaatcagatttttctaccttaattccgattggctgatagaatcctatcagccaatcggaattcgagtcacgccatcttggatgacgtcacttaaaggtaccgtcattcgtcgttagtaacttagctttttttattttttgtactttagttagtttatttaattgtatttaattgtagttatttgtagctaattaatttaattaatttaatgatagtgtagtgttaggtttaattgtaacttaggttaggatttattttacaggtaattttgtatttctttttagctaggtagttattaaatagttaataactatttaataactattttaactagctaaaagaaatacaaagttacctgtaaaataaatataaatcctaaaatagctacaatgtaattattaattacattgtagctatcttagggtttattttacaggtaagtatttagttttaaatacgaataatttatttaagtatagtgtagtgttaggtgtaattgtaacttaggttaggatttatttacaggtaaatttctctttattttaactaggtagctattaaatagttaataactatttaatagctgttgtacctagttaaaataaattgaaagttgcctgtaaaataaaaataaatcctaagatagctacaatataattattatttatattgtagctatattagggtttattttaaaggtaagtatttagttttaaataggattcatttagttaataagagttaaatttatttagattttttaattaatatttaagttaggggggtgttagggttagtgttagacttaggtttaggggttaatcattttattagagttgcggcggtgtagggggtgcaggataggggttaatcattttattacagtggcggcggtgtagagggggcaggataggggttaataaatgtattataggtggcgacggtgtaggggggggcagattaggggttaataagtttaagataggttgcggcggggtccgggagctggtttaggggttaaactttttatttagttgcggcgaggtccgggatccgcaggataggagttaataaatttattataggtggcggcggtatgggggggcaggataggggttactaggtataatttcggtggcggcggtatccaggagcggcggtttaggggttaatacatttataagagttgcggcggggtctaggagcggcggtttaggggttggtaACTTTATTGAGTGTAGTtagtgtggatgcttagtgacagcttgtcaataaagctgtcaaaaagccgaagagcagcgagatcggatgagtgataactatcacagtccgctgctcatcgccccgtacttggtgcacggctttttgacagcttttttgataacttaggcgaacgtattcaggtatgtggcggcgatggtgggcgagcttaggcgggcgtattagaccggcaaaggcaggtaaagtagacagcttgataactacccctcaaggtctttacatatgcaaagtacTTCACCCTTTACAAGAAAGATCTCAGGATATAAACAGGACAGCTGAGAGGGATAGGGGGCAGTTGGGATGGAAGGTTGGTaggtatacacacactgacactcagTGACATGCAACCGCACAGTCATTCAAGATAGGAAGAAAGGGTTTTGGTaagtgcacacacacagacacccaccctGTAATAACTGTTAGATGGGATACATTGTGTGTTTGGGGGTATGACTGAAAACCTCTTTATGTAACTGTCTCTGTAACCTTTCTGTAATTTGGGCAGATTTTAATTAAAGCTCTCTCTCTGGTAAAGAACTGAATGTCTGAAAATCATTTAGCCTAGAATTACAGTGTAGTGGCTATATTTCTgtagaactacacatacaatatttacctaAGATTGTTGGTAAAGTGAATAGTGTACAAGTGTGTAGTGTACAAGTGTGTAGTGAGGTGACACTAGGTGTTATTACAAGTATTACAAAGTGCAGAGGATATTATCCAGAGCATATCCAAAGGGGATTTATTGGATGTAATCCTGGTGGATTTGAGGGATAATTGTGCAACATATTTTGGTGCTGTGACGTTGGGCCAGAAGAACTTTCCAGAATCTGTCTAGAGGTTGGTAAGTATATTTGTTTTCCTATCTTCCTATTTTATTGTGGTTTTAATTTTAATATGGCTTGTAAAATGGAAAAAGTAGATGATACTATTGCTGGGAATGGTAATAAGTGGGTGCTAAATTATATTAAGAGGCATGGTGGTCCCTATGAAATTCAAGCAGAAAATAGACAATCATGGGATTTGATGAAAGATTTTTTAGCAAAAACATATGataaaaatgtttcagaaaacaaaagaaaaggttGTATTATGCAAGGATTGCTGTTTTGCTGTTTAAAACTAGaggaaataattaaagaaaaagatAGTGAAATATTACAACTTAATTCAGCAGCAATAGTAAAATCTGTAGAAAATGATGAATTATATAATGAATTGAATGACAAAATTGTTGATATGTGAGTGCATGCTGTTGTAACTGGTGAAGCACTAATTAAAAAAGCAAAGGTGTGTGACACATTAACAGAGCAGAATGAGAAGATGAATGAGAGAATTTTGGAATTGGAAAGTGAAGGGGATGAATGTAGGCATGTGACTAATATGGCTTTTAATAGAATGGCAGAAAGCATGGTAGCTTGGTAGTATGTCTCCTGCACTTAAAGTTGCTGAATTTGTTAATAACTCAGGaaaagtgatgtcgcgaattgttcgccggcgaatagttcccggcaaacatagcatgttcgcgtttgcctcggcgggcgaacatatgcgatgttcgatccgcccccatattcgtcatcattgagtaaactttgaccctgtacctcacagtcagaatacacattacagccaatcagcagcagaccctccctcccagaccctcccacctcctggacagcatccattttagattcatttggaagctgcattcttagtgagaggagggacagtgtagctgctgctgatttaatagggaaatcgatagctaggctagtgtattcagtgtccactacagtcctgaaggactcatctgatctctgctgtaaggacagcaccccaaaaagcctgctttaccagtctgcttttttttccctgtgtaatctaattgcagttgcctgcctgccagcttgtgtgtcaggctcacagtgtatactgtgcccacttgcccagtgccaccactcatatctggtgtaacagtagtgtacatttaaaaaaacaaaaacttttttgactgtgaaataatagcagacagctgccagtacccgagatggctgccaataaggcagatggggagggttagagagctgttttggggggatcagggaggttggaggctaagggggatgctacaccacagcatatgtaaatatgctaaaaaaatatatattttttaaaaccttttattttattactggcagactttctgccagtacttaagatggcggggacaattgtggggtgggggagggaagggagctgtttgggagggatcagggggtctgatgtgtcaggtgggaggctgatctctacactaaagctaaaattaaccctgcaagctccctacaaactacctaattaacccctttactgctagccataatacacgtgtgatgcgcagcagcatttagcggccttctaattaccagaaagcaacgccaaagtcatatatgtctgctatttctgaacaaaggggatcccagagaagcatttacaaccatttgtgccataattgcacaagctgtttgtaaataatttcagtgagaaacctaaaattgcgaaaaaatgtaagtttttttaaaatttgatcgcatttggcggtgaaatggtggcatgaaatataccaaaatgggcctagatcaatactttgggttgtctactacactacacttaagctaaaattaactctacaagctccctacatgctccctaattaaccccttcactgctgggcataaaacacgtgtggtgcgcagtggcatttagcagccttctaattaccaaaaagcaacgccaaagccatataagtctgctatttctgaacaaaggggatccaagagaagcatttacaaccatttatgccataattgcataagttgtttgtaaataatttctgtgagaaacctaaagtttgtgaaaaagtgaaaaaaattttttatttgatcacatttggcggtgaaatggtggcatgaaatataccaaaatgggcctagatcaatactttgggttgtctactacactacacttaagctaaaattaactctacaagctgcctacatgctccctaattaactccttcactgctgggcataaaacacgtgtggtgcgcagtggcatttagcagtcttctaattaacaaaaagcaacgccaaagccatataagtctgctataatggcatgtctggcacacagtgttggggcaagggtccatctgaccactgataccaggtctgcaaagcatggtcagggcaggtatatcacctacactgcgcactgtgaagcgggcgtaacccttacacgtaacccttacactacttgatcgatacatcatacctgatgttttaaagcatgttattccaaacaatttaggaatgttaggtgatttatgccctttatggattaaaaccagactctgcatcaactatgtaattttctatgggagttttgccatggatccccctccggcatgccacagtcaggtgttagtgcccttgaaacaacttttccatcactattttggccagaaagagtccctgtgggttttaaaattcgcctgcctattgaagtctatggcggttcgcacgtttcgccggttcgcaaacttttgtggaagttcgagttctccgttcgcgaacccaaatttttaggtttgcgacatcactactcaggaACTGGAGGTGTAGATTTAAAACAAAAGACATTGATAAATCTCCCTGCTGCACCAACTACTGTATTAAACCATGATAATACAGGGGAAGTGCAGTTAGTTGCAAAAGATTTAAAGTCACAAGAAATGGATAACATAGTAAAGGAAAGTGGGCAGGTTCCACAACAGGATTTCAATTGTTTTTTGCAgtggctttgcaattttaaaagaatTACAGAGATGTACAATTTGACTGTTTAGGATATAAAGAAGGTGTCGCAGTGAGCAATTGGAAATGGTCTCTGGGTCAAGAGTGTACAGAGGTGTGGGCAGACACCTAGAACTGCAGATATATTTAAAGAAATAATGCATGTGCTTTATGGAAATCATTCTGATGTGTCTTTGTGTGGAAAAATTAAACAGTTAAAACAGGAATCTCCCTATGAATTGTCAGATAGAATTTCAACAGTTTTGAAAAATTTAAGTGTACATAATTCTGGTTTTGAACATGGAGGAATGGTACACAGAACAATTTTTCTAGATGCTTTGGAAGAAAATATCAGAGAAAGCACATTATCTGTAACTCATAATCCTTCAGATTTAAATGATATACTCCTAAGGGCTGATCATTTTTGgaggaaaatatttaaaaataatatttctgtAGTGGCTTCAGTGAGAGGTTTTAAGGAAAAAGGCCAAAACTATCATTGTCTAGGTCAATATAGAGAAAAATACAGAATTTTTAGAAGTGGATCTCAGTATGGACAGAAGAGTCAGAATTACAAAAGGAAATTAAGGACTAAGACTTGGATTCCATTTTCCCAAATTAAAAATGAGAATGAGGAGTTGATAAGATAAAAAATGAGCGGGATCAACTAAAAGAGCAAATTGAAATAGTAAAAGCTAAGTGCAGGTGTAATATATCTACAAGAGCAGGAGTGGTAGAGTCCCCTGATATTATGGACATCTAATCATAGCAATATTctgtaaaaagagaaaaaaaaacaaaaaaactcttaatTGTTAATAGAATGTAAATGTAGTTTTAGGATAGTGGGGCACATAGCACgagttttgttatttatataattaGAGGCTAGTGGGGGTCgtagctttgatttttttttttttataaaaatatattttgttgttaaaCTGTTTTTGTCTGAAAAGTAAGTGAAATATGAGTAGGTTGTGGGCTTATGTTAAGGCACACCCTTTGAGGGGACATTAATGTGTGTCCAGTTTTTGTTTTCCAGGTAGAACATCAATACGCACAAAGTTATGAGAACTTGAATCCAACTGCCATCAGACAGTCTCATTTTtatgcttattatttttttattttattttgtgctttaCCTCGTTAGTATTTTAGTATAAAAGCTaataatatatcatatatgtgCCATAAAACATGATGAGATCTGTGAATATCCTAaaagggctttatgtccctttaactttctagaTGATCAGTTAAATTAGAGGAATGTTATTAGCATATGTACAGATCTAAAGGGTGTTATTAGCATATGTACAGAGATAATAGGGGTTTAGAGGTAAAGCACAACTTGTTATAAACATACAGAAACTTATGACCATTTGTTCTTTTATTTAGTGTTATGCAAGaggaaggcctctagttatcaaagcgtctaatatgGTGCATTCCCGGGCATCCATACGCTCGCCAAAATTCACcatacatcgccgccgcggaccttaatactctcgccatatttataaaaaaagtccaaaacatgcgcgtcaagtacggtgcgaagaggagcggactgttgttaactaacagtcatcgacgtCGCAGCAAttcgggcttttcccaactttatttatatctgcagTAAAGTCCAGGAACATAGCATATACGTTGTCAGcagatgattgtatatatatattgtaatttttggtttaaattgaattttaaagatagcaagtagcAACATATTATTAGCAAAAATGGAGagggaattatgtttttttaaaatctcctttattgctgtgcagtgttttaattctcttgctattctttgtgtgaatatgcttttctttttacaaactttgaattacaggaagggaatggtatttaaaataaggtatacatatttaataatgctttccattgagttttattaggtgatatgcttcactctagCAGCAACGAACAAAAGATTTctgttttccgattcccattgactactatagcatccgcaACCTCTaaagcggcggattgaaaactaggtaagtggtaagtggtcattttttgataactttcagaaagcttctaattgtgtcAAAGAACACGGTGAATGCACAGAATTCCGCAACATTTCCAGAGGTTTTCTAGTTGCAGCGATCGGCGTCGAATTGAGAGagccggatcatatgttacgtcacaaaattcaaactCTTCCGATCTTGagactttgataactacagcgatgCAATCTCGCGACGAGTACGACGTGGATTTCTGCCATATTTTCAGTAgatgctttgataactagaggccgaaGTCTCAAACCACCTGGAATCCAAAAGCCAGAATGAACAATGCAACagattaaatttacacttctgatGGAGAGGAACAAGAAAAACATAAGATCAAAATGAACAGTTTTTCCTTTTTGTAATCTGACTTCTTCAGAAGAGcaaataatgtttgtttgttttctctgcaaAGTTGTAGCCTGAGAAATACATTTAAGAAGGAactgaatttattttttattgcacaatttttttttttttttgtttttttcaatctcTGTATTATCTGTACATACTGTTTATTGTATTATATGTAAATATGATATTTGTTACTTTTTGATAATAATTCCAGAGAGCTGCCCACAGATAATGTGACTGTATGTATGCATGATATGTGTGCTTTGTTAATGTTAAATTAGGAattagacgtatatatatatatatatatcattatatatactaGGATAAGGAACTTATTGTAGGATACAATACAAGGGATCACTTTAGTGACAAATGTAAAAAGGGAACTGGATATTGATACAATTATCCAGTTTGGGTTAATTAATATGAAATAGAGATTATATAGGATACCCCAACTTGATATAGATGGGTTGTAACAACTTGTGTTTAATGTGGGATGATCAAACTGATCGGATGGGACAGAGCATTCACATACTAACTGCAGATTTGCATTGGATTAataatatgtatgtgaatgctctgAGGGGGTCAGTAAATATTAATGATGTGTCTTACACTATGAGAGGTGGCATAGTAAACATGTTTATTAGAAGATTATCCAAATTTAGGCCCCCAAAATGAAATGAATTAATGAGGGGAATGGGCAGTAATTATTAACTGCAC from Bombina bombina isolate aBomBom1 chromosome 2, aBomBom1.pri, whole genome shotgun sequence harbors:
- the LOC128647407 gene encoding LOW QUALITY PROTEIN: uncharacterized protein LOC128647407 (The sequence of the model RefSeq protein was modified relative to this genomic sequence to represent the inferred CDS: substituted 2 bases at 2 genomic stop codons) produces the protein MNERILELESEGDECLRHHYSGTGGVDLKQKTLINLPAAPTTVLNHDNTGEVQLVAKDLKSQEMDNIVKESGQVPQQDFNCFLQWLCNFKRITEMYNLTVXDIKKVSQXAIGNGLWVKSVQRCGQTPRTADIFKEIMHVLYGNHSDVSLCGKIKQLKQESPYELSDRISTVLKNLSVHNSGFEHGGMVHRTIFLDALEENIRESTLSVTHNPSDLNDILLRADHFWRKIFKNNISVVASVRGFKEKGQNYHCLGQYREKYRIFRSGSQYGQKSQNYKRKLRTKTWIPFSQIKNENEELIR